A region of Clarias gariepinus isolate MV-2021 ecotype Netherlands chromosome 25, CGAR_prim_01v2, whole genome shotgun sequence DNA encodes the following proteins:
- the trim55a gene encoding tripartite motif-containing protein 55a, translating to MDSLEKQLICPICLEMFTKPVVILPCQHNLCRKCANDIFQASNPYLPTRGGSTVSSGGRFRCPSCRHEVVLDRHGVYGLQRNLLVENIIDMYKRETISTSNNAESQQKPAVMMCEVHEDEKINIYCVSCSVPTCSLCKVFGAHQECEVAPLTTVYDTQKTELSEGIAMLVGNNDRIQAIISLLEESCRTVEENGRKQKSHVCETFDHLYALLEDRKGELTLKINAEQQEKVDYIKGLQDRYTDHLDKSAKLVETGIQTMEEPEMAIFLQNAKPLLHKIAEGKNTSSLEKLERGYEKMDHFTVSFEPERRAILKIDFVGDDDDEASDEEEDHVNEVVTDAHVVDHTQKSEGLKTSPVKQSPILTPDSQLIVQSTPLLTTGPNPAQTLDRNTLAAPNTPPAQNPSLAQSTPPAQSTPPAQNIPPTIFTPAQTTTTSMSQNTSAVTPTTSTAPSAPENTTTEGSTNPSEGITTQSSDGLPRHVFSFSWLNTPK from the exons ATGGACAGCCTGGAGAAGCAGCTCATCTGTCCGATCTGCCTGGAGATGTTCACCAAGCCGGTGGTGATCCTGCCCTGTCAACACAACCTCTGCCGGAAATGTGCTAATGACATATTCCAG gcCTCCAATCCTTATTTGCCAACACGTGGGGGTTCTACGGTGAGTTCTGGTGGGCGTTTCCGTTGCCCCTCCTGTAGACATGAAGTTGTTCTAGATCGCCACGGTGTTTATGGACTGCAAAGGAACCTGCTGGTGGAAAACATAATTGACATGTACAAACGGGAGACAATCAG tacAAGCAATAACGCAGAGTCACAACAGAAACCAGCTGTGATGATGTGCGAGGTGCACGAGGACGAAAAGATTAATATCTATTGCGTGTCCTGTTCTGTTCCCACCTGCTCCTTGTGCAAAGTGTTTGGTGCTCATCAAGAATGTGAAGTTGCACCACTTACTACTGTCTATGATACTCAGAAG ACAGAGTTGTCAGAGGGTATTGCTATGCTAGTGGGAAACAATGACAGAATTCAGGCCATCATCAGCCTGCTGGAGGAGAGCTGCAGAACTGTGGAG GAGAATGGGCGCAAGCAGAAATCTCATGTGTGTGAGACATTTGATCATCTCTATGCATTGCTGGAGGATAGGAAAGGAGAGCTGACACTGAAAATCAATGCAGAACAGCAAGAGAAAGTTGATTACATTAAAGGTCTACAGGACag GTACACAGACCACCTGGACAAGAGTGCAAAGTTGGTGGAGACAGGAATCCAAACCATGGAGGAACCAGAGATGGCAATCTTCCTGCAG AATGCAAAGCCTCTGCTACATAA GATAGCAGAGGGGAAAAACACATCTTCCTTGGAGAAGCTGGAGCGTGGCTATGAAAAAATGGATCATTTTACTGTTAGTTTTGAGCCTGAGAGGAGGGCCATCCTTAAAATTGACTTTGTCGGAG atgatgatgatgaagctagtgatgaggaggaggatcaTGTTAATGAAGTGGTTACTGATGCACATGTTGTTGATCATACTCAAAAGTCTGAAGGATTGAAGACCTCCCCTGTCAAGCAAAGCCCTATCCTGACTCCAGACTCCCAGTTGATTGTGCAGAGCACACCTCTACTGACTACTGGTCCAAACCCTGCCCAGACATTGGACAGAAACACACTAGCAGCACCAAACACTCCACCAGCACAAAACCCTTCACTAGCACAAAGCACACCACCAGCACAAAGCACACCACCAGCACAAAACATACCACCAACCATTTTCACTCCTGCCCAAACAACAACCACCAGCATGTCACAGAATACATCTGCAGTCACACCAACTACAAGCACAGCTCCCAGCGCTCCAGAAAATACAACCACAGAG gggTCCACCAACCCCAGTGAAGGAATTACCACTCAAAGCTCGGATGGTCTTCCTCGGCATGTTTTCTCCTTTTCCTGGCTCAATACACCTAAGTAA